In Clostridium thermosuccinogenes, the genomic stretch CCATGTTATCCTGCCTCGGGACAGATCGTAGGGCGAGAGCTCTAAAGTTACTTTATCTCCCGGTAAAATCCTGATAAAATTCATCCTTAACTTACCGGAGATATGTGCCAGAACCTTGTGACCATTCTCCAGTTCTACTTCGAACATAGCGTTTGGCAGAGCTTCCACTACCGTTCCCTCTACCTCAATAACATCTTCCTTGGACAAAACCAAAAACCTCCTTTATATAGGCTTTCATATCAACTATTCATCGTTCCGTCAAGTTCAGCTAATGCTTTTCTTATATCTGCATTTGATACCTTTTGCCCGGTCAAAAGCCTGTTGCCTATGCTTTCAATTACCGTTTCCGACAGTTCCAGATGCTTTTTCTTTTTCTTTTTGGGTTTTTCAATTCTTCTTAGGTTTCCATCAGATATCAGCACGTACATGCTATCGACAATGCCTACTACCACAAACCTTTTGCCTGCGTCTCTTCCGGCTTTTGAGAAGACCACCTGTCCTAGGACAGTATCCAATTTTAATCACCTCAACCAACTATGCACTCATTAAAGTATAGTCAGAATAATAGGCTCCCCATCGGTAACAGCTATCGTATTTTCATAATGGGCAGATAAGCTTCCGTCTGCAGTTACAACAGTCCAGCGGTTCTTAAGCAGCTTTACCTGGTATCCTCCCTGATTTACCATCGGTTCAATAGCCAACGTAAAACCAGGTTCAAGACGAGGACCGCGTTCTCTTGTCCTGAAATTAGGAATCTGAGGTAGTTCGTGCATTTCCCGGCCTATTCCATGACCAACATAGTCCCTGACTACAGAATACCCGTTCTTTTCTACATGGTCCTGAATAGCTGCCGAGATATCAACTATCCTTTTGCCTTTCACCGCATGTTTGATGCCCTCGAAAAAACTCTCTTCAGTTACCTTAATCAACCTTTCAGCCTCAGGGGTTATGTCTCCTATGGCAAAAGTCCTAGCTGCATCCGTATGAAAACCTTCATAATATACGCCGATGTCAACACTTATAATATCTCCATTTTTTAACTGTCTTAAACCGGGGATACCATGGACAACTTCATCATTGACCGATGCGCAAATGCTTCCCGGAAAGTCGACAGCGCCAGGAAGCCCTTCATAGCCTTTAAATGATGGTATCGCTCCACTCTTTATTATAAACTGCTCTACTAGGCTATCGAGCTCCTGGGTTGTCACCCCCGGCTTCGCAGCCTCTTTCACCTTTTCTAAAGCAGCGGCAAGAATCTTCCCGCCTTTTTTCATTATTTCTAACTCACTTTTTGATTTTATGGATATCATACTTCCAACACCTTATTGCTTTCTTATGAAGACATCTTTTGCCTGAAACTATCCAGAGAGCTGAACAGTTCTCCGGTAGTATCCTCTATCTTATCCCTACCTGTGACAGTCAGTATTTTTCCCTGTTTTTCGTAGTAGTCTATCAAAGGTTCTGTCTGAGCATGATAGGTTTGAAGCCTCTTTATGACAGTCTCTTCCCTGTCATCCTCCCTTTGCACCACTGCTGTACCACATCCGGAACACTCCCCATTCTTTCCGGGAGGATTATAATCCGTATGGTAACTCATTCCGCAGCTCGGGCAAACACGCCTGCCAGACATCCTTCTTACTATTTCGTCATCAGAAACATAAATATTGATAACTGCGTCCAACATGATACCCATATCTTCCAGTGCTTTATCCAAATACTGAGCCTGCGGTATTGTTCTTGGAAATCCATCCAATATAAAGCCGTTCCTGCAGTCAGGCTGCAAAAGTCTGTCTTTTACAATGCCGATTGTGATTTCATCAGG encodes the following:
- the infA gene encoding translation initiation factor IF-1, with the translated sequence MSKEDVIEVEGTVVEALPNAMFEVELENGHKVLAHISGKLRMNFIRILPGDKVTLELSPYDLSRGRITWRAK
- a CDS encoding KOW domain-containing RNA-binding protein produces the protein MDTVLGQVVFSKAGRDAGKRFVVVGIVDSMYVLISDGNLRRIEKPKKKKKKHLELSETVIESIGNRLLTGQKVSNADIRKALAELDGTMNS
- the map gene encoding type I methionyl aminopeptidase; translated protein: MISIKSKSELEIMKKGGKILAAALEKVKEAAKPGVTTQELDSLVEQFIIKSGAIPSFKGYEGLPGAVDFPGSICASVNDEVVHGIPGLRQLKNGDIISVDIGVYYEGFHTDAARTFAIGDITPEAERLIKVTEESFFEGIKHAVKGKRIVDISAAIQDHVEKNGYSVVRDYVGHGIGREMHELPQIPNFRTRERGPRLEPGFTLAIEPMVNQGGYQVKLLKNRWTVVTADGSLSAHYENTIAVTDGEPIILTIL
- a CDS encoding adenylate kinase, which produces MRLIMLGAPGAGKGTQAVILSERFNIPHISTGDIFRSNIKEGTELGKKAKEYIDKGLLVPDEITIGIVKDRLLQPDCRNGFILDGFPRTIPQAQYLDKALEDMGIMLDAVINIYVSDDEIVRRMSGRRVCPSCGMSYHTDYNPPGKNGECSGCGTAVVQREDDREETVIKRLQTYHAQTEPLIDYYEKQGKILTVTGRDKIEDTTGELFSSLDSFRQKMSS